The sequence GTAGGTCAGCAACTGCAATGGCTAATGCATTAATCTATGTAGAACTGATGGGGAACATCATTCTTTGCCttacatttgttttccttttgaagacACCTGTGTGCatgtaaaaaaattagaacaaaatgtATATGCTTTTATCCTGTGAATCTCTCTGTTAGTTTAATACTTAGGCTCAACTACAGAACCTAAGTGGGTAGaataaattttttcctttcctattgaaGAGTGATATACAGAAATACCTTTCTGATGATACAGAACATTTCACTGTTATTGTTAGAGTTTGTATGTTGCTCCTGATATTCTGACAGAAAAGGAAGGGTTAGGAAAATGTTGATATATGGCACACATTTCTCATTTACGTGAACAGGTAATTGTGACAATGGTTTCCatgaatgtataaaataaatgaataaatagtaactagacattcagaaaaaaattgtagttttaaaatataccagAAAATAACATGtcaaaatttaaacaaagaaaaatttcaagcatTGGCATGTACAAGAAGCTCGATTTCATTATGGactctttccattaaaaatagaTTGTTTAAAACCTTGGTTGCCTAAAATGGTGCTTCTAGTGATTTAACCTGCATGTCAGTCAACTGGGAAACTTGCTGCAATGCATAGTCTTATTCAAGAGGCTGAGTTTAAATTTGCATATCTAACAGAGCTCCCAGGTTACCCTGATGCTTCTAGTGCACTGACTATAAACTGAAGTGCAAGACAAGGCAAGCAAGAGGCAACCAGGTAGAGACCACTTGTCCTAAAATATCTGTGATAGAATTTAGTTCTTCCAGTACTCCTATCATCTTTTTGTTAGTAAACTttaccaaaattattaaaaattgtaagGCATCTTCATTGATATAGGAAGATGAACATAGTAACATTTTCtacccatttttccttttcttcctctatcTCTCTGAAATGAATTAGTTCATGCTGAAATGATTGTCTTTttgaataatttagaaaatataaaacattttataaaaatacaaaaaaattatctaatattttcttgatatttttctagTCAGATTCTTGTTATGTTTATATCCATACTTAAATCAACATTCATGCTTAAAAATAGTTCCTGTCTCATGATATgtgtttaacaaatgtttattgaatgaattattttaaagtgagAAGTAATACATAGAATAGCCCATCAACCAAATGGAGTAACATTGCcttatttaacagaaaaaaacttTGACTTATAGTTACTATTaaggtataaatttttaaaaattccactgaACTATTTTACAGGACCAACCAGCCAATTTTTGCATTGTAAATTCTTGCGGGCAGGAACTTTGTGTTATCTACCTCCTTATTACTATGGCATTGCACTGAGGTATCCTTAACCTCTAATTACCAAATATTGGTTTCAGTTGAATTCAAATCAGAATGTAAAGTGCAGAAAAGTCCATATTAGGTGGTaccaattttataatataattttcaatatttacCATTTGCATATGAGTTTTGGGAATCCATTCTAGCATGTTCATATTATTCAGTCTCTCAAATCTGCTGCATAGGTCTggccaaaaaaaatctttttcttgctAGAACTTTTCTGAAAGCTTTCTTCACATCTTTGTTTCTTAGGGTATATACAAGAGGGTTTAAAAGTGGGGTAACCACACAGTAGAACACTGAGACTACTTTACCCATCGTATCGTTGTGCTTGGCTGGAGGGCGAACATAGGCAAAGATAATGGTGCCATAATAGATGGTGACCACAGTGAGGTGTGAGGCACAGGTGGAGAAAGTTTTCTTCCGAGTCTCCCGGGAAGATATCCTGATTATTGTGACCACAATATGTCCATAGGAGGACATAGTGAGAAGAAAAGAACTTAGAATCACAACAGCAGTACATGTGTAGCCCAAGGCCTCCACCAAGAATGTATCTGAGCAGGAGAGTTTAAAAATTGGTTCTGAGGCACAAAAGAAATGATTGATATTTTGGGAGTCACAAAAATTTAGATAAGATATGAGTACAGTAGGTAGAACAGGGGCAATGAAGCCCCCAATCCAAGATCCAGCTGCAAACCACAGGCATACCTGAAGACTCATGAGGAAGGAGTATCTTAGAGGGTTGCATATAGCCACATACCGATCATAGGCCATCACTGCCAACAGGATGCACTCTGTAGCTCccatggagaaaaaaaagtagtACTGGGTTATACAACCAGAAACAGAGATGGTAACAACCTGTGAGAGACAGGTGGCCAGCAATTTAGGCACTGTGGCTGTCGTGTACCAGATCTCTAAGAAGGACAAATTTCCTAAGAAAATGTACATCGGTGTCTGCAGTGACGAATCCATAAGAACAATGAAAATGATGAGTGTGTTTCCCATGAGGGAGAGCAGATATACAGTGAGAAACATCACAAATAATGCAAGCCGTAAATATAGAACACCAGaaaatcccagaaaaataaattctgttacTGTTTGATTTGCTGCATTCATATCTCATTATCTCTGATCTGGAATGAATCAACAAGGACTCAAATATGGCAGGTGAacaggaaataatatttttttctttctttcatgatcATAATGTCCCcttaataaaaaggtaaaaattaatgACTGGATAAAACATAACTGGCATCTTTATAAGTATTTGGTAAGATTTAGTTTATTTGatttatgaaataaatcagaaagaacaATAATCTAAATGatccactttacaaatgaaaaaactaaagAAGCAAATTGTTTTTCTGGTTATATCAGTTTAAGTAGTGGGGTGCACATTATCCTCAGGTAGATTGTTTTAATAGACCACAGTCCTGATGGTACATAAAATGTGGCTATTGGAGATTATGACATTGCCTTATCTCTGAGAATTTCAAATCCTAGACATTAGAGGATGGtgaagaaatcaacaacaggAGGCTCAAATGCTGGTGGATGGGTGGTGGTCACTCTAACAATAGACCACCTGGGCCATATTAGTTTCCTTATGAAGACAAATAATTGTCTATACTTTTAACTTAATGAACACTGTTATGTGCCGTCATTTAAGGTTTTGTGAGCCCTTGGTACATGAGCAAACTTTATctctagaaaacaaaagaatgtgaATTCAGCATCTATGAAAAAGCATTggttcataaatattattttaactgtTCTAATCATGGCTTTGTTTGTTCATAGAATCATTGCATCCACCAATTCTCCTACATTGTATAAGAATAGTCAACAAATAATATTAAAGTCATATATCCATTTCAATGTCTGTAGAGTTTATTTCCATAACAACTATTGTTACCTAACACTTAACATGATATATACCCACCTACCAGATTTTTAAGTGCATAATACCATATTTAAAACTATAGTTATCTTAAGTATTcttgcaaaaatttaaaaaaggacatCTTATTTTTTAGGGAAACATTTTTCAATGGTTATATTTTGGTATACATATGCTTTAGTGCCAAAATATCCAGATAATAAGTGCAAATTATGGTAGAAAAAATGTGAATACCCATAATAAAACTTTTCTTATATaggtaaaacatattttatactaTTTCAAAGAAGTTATGGTGGTAAAATTATACTTCTTATCTTCTGTATCACAATGAAAAAAGCATCTAAATGTAGCATGAAAACAATATGGTTAATGTCTGGAGATTTGTGTTAAAACATTATGGAAGTTTTGAATCATAAATCTCAATAGAAAAATGTGTATAGGCTTTAATGCCACAGAATTCATGGTCCCTGTGATGTACTGTTGATCAGGtagaatatttaaagatatataccataaaattattAGCTATACCTAGTTAAATGGTGAAGTTAGGTCAGTATGGTTAAGGGATAGTTTATGTGTGCCATtaaaccaacttttagttttcgTACCCTAAGAATTCTAAACTTTCTGCCATGTTACTctgaataacaaaaataaaattgtgccatttgcaggtACACcactattcaaaaatattttgaaaaatataagtaaGCAATCCACCTAGAATTTATAATTTAAGGAAACCATTTAGAGAAAAGAACTggggcagatttttaaaaatatatttgctgaTTTTGATTCTCCAAttccattagaaaaatattaaagtttaCATTATTCATGTAAGAACAAGTGTCCAGAGTATATCTCATTGCTATTATGTAGATGTTCAACATCATGCTGCTTAGTCATGCTAAAAGATACCAATGACTATTTTTCAcagcataattttatttattattattattctccagcattaacaaaagagaagaaaaactgttAGGAAAGAGTATAAATAGAGTTTTGACAAGAGAATCAGGTCAATGCCATCCcccaaagaaaatttaattttttttctaaaagatatCACAATTATCACATTCTGCCTTTAGAAAAATAGGGTTATACACTCTCTAGCTATATATAACCTTAGAAGGAAACTGAATTATAAGAAAAAGATGATTTTATATagcatttttataaaagtaaaatatttaaatatgagaagcttatttttaatgtatttaaagttttaatttataaGCTATATTAACACTTCCTACATGCTAAATGAATTTCTGAGGATGATTATTGCCTCAGATTacagaaataatcaaaattataaaagcacTGCCATGTAACTCTGTCACTCTCTAGACAAGTGAGAAATAACACAGCTTATATCCTGCCAGGTATACTCACAtccaatattttgtttcattatttttcaggaaTGGACTGCTATTAGTTATACATTCTTTAAATGCTCCTTTCCAACATGTCTATGAATTAGTGTGCACTACATTCAATTGTTCTATAGGGGAAATTAGCTGAGGGATCTCCTCTCTGCTATGCCATTGGCTATGGCACAAATCTATGCTACAGATAAAcacaaaattccttttttttcccctcagtttaCTTTTCCCTGTGGTCAGGATGCAGGGAAAAACATAGTCAGAGACTCCCCTATGAGAGGTATTAGAATTTCATCAGTCTTGAGCCTTGGAGATGTCTCCTCTACCTGGGACAGTCACAAGTATCCTCTGAGGACTTTCCCTTGGTGAGCATCAGAGTTCTCTCCCCTTGGGGCCAAAGGAAGAACAAAGTAATTGTGAAAAACATGAGAACTATTTCCacagaaactgaagaaataataTCCTAAGTGGCTTCATTAACTGCCACTACccttcaaaatataatttcataattGTATTTCTCAATATTTCAGCCACCACAGAAGACAGTATCTTCTAATATGCAAAATACAAACTAAACCAGCAttgaaa is a genomic window of Hippopotamus amphibius kiboko isolate mHipAmp2 chromosome 15, mHipAmp2.hap2, whole genome shotgun sequence containing:
- the LOC130836115 gene encoding olfactory receptor 5F1-like, whose translation is MNAANQTVTEFIFLGFSGVLYLRLALFVMFLTVYLLSLMGNTLIIFIVLMDSSLQTPMYIFLGNLSFLEIWYTTATVPKLLATCLSQVVTISVSGCITQYYFFFSMGATECILLAVMAYDRYVAICNPLRYSFLMSLQVCLWFAAGSWIGGFIAPVLPTVLISYLNFCDSQNINHFFCASEPIFKLSCSDTFLVEALGYTCTAVVILSSFLLTMSSYGHIVVTIIRISSRETRKKTFSTCASHLTVVTIYYGTIIFAYVRPPAKHNDTMGKVVSVFYCVVTPLLNPLVYTLRNKDVKKAFRKVLARKRFFLARPMQQI